CAGAAGCATGTACGGCCTTGCCGCAGATTCACTCAATCCTGATGCTGTTGAAAGAATCTATGAAATAAAGAAAAGATCCGCAGACAAACCCCTGCTTATTCTCATTCCCGCAGACTATGATATTTCAGAACTTGTTAAGGATGTCCCTGAAAATGCCTTGATAATTATGAAAAAATTCTGGCCAGGACTAATAACTGTTATACTTGAAGCAAAAGATCATCTTCCCCAAAGATTGACAGCCGGAACTGGTAAAATAGGAATAAGAATGCCCGGAAACCCGGTTGCAGCTTTTCTCGCCCAACACGCAGGATGTCCGATCACAGGAACAAGCGCTAATATTTCCGACATGGAATCGTGCATCCGAATAAGCGATTTGCCGGAGAGTATCATAGAATCAGTTGACCTTGTCCTTGACGCCGGGACTTTGGCTGGAGGAAAAGGTTCAACCGTTATAGACGCAACAACTGAAAATATCCAAATCCTGAGGGAAGGCAATGTGACGGCAGAGGAACTGTCCCAAGTTATCTATTTTTAGGCATTCTAAATTTTGGATGCCTTACGCCTGATTCCACCCATGAACTGTTTTGCGGTGATTTTTTCAAAAAACGGCAGCCAAAGGCGAAAAAAAGTCCGTGTATATACTTCACATCGTCATAAATTGAACTCTTCTGTTAGATGAAAGGTCATAGGTCGCTTTTTTAAAAAAGCTTGGCAAAAACTTTCAGGTAATTAGACAATACGTGCACAATTTTAGGGCATTTGCGTCTGATCAAAATAAAAACATAAATTTTTTGAGGGGACTTAAGGAACTTTTTACAAAAAGTTCCCCAAGATCCATAAGTCCAAAAAGGATTATTATTTCGCTTTTCAACATCTAAGGGAAACATAGCCTTTTCAAAAGGGTTTTCCAGTAATAATGCGACAACAGGCTTGTCATTCAAACGGCCTGACTCATTTCAAATGTTCAAGCTGCGACATTTGCGGCTTCATCATTTTTGATTAAAGAAAAACTGCCATGGAGCAGAGAATGAAAAAAAGTAAAGAAATTGATTACAGACTTGAAGAAGTTAAATACAGCTCCGGATTTCATGAAGTTGAATCTGGTTACAGGTTTACAGATGGCAAAGCCTCGATAGAGCCTAAAAATATTGAGTCATCAGAATCATACGCCATTCATATAGATTATTATTCGTCTGACAACTCGCTCGACAAGGATCTTAGTATAATTATCAACGGGAATATAGCTCCCCAGATAACCATTAGAA
The Desulforegula conservatrix Mb1Pa DNA segment above includes these coding regions:
- a CDS encoding L-threonylcarbamoyladenylate synthase, which produces MNVRTENFRYKDRYNEKIVRIDPVSPDLSIIERAASIIKRGGVVVFPARSMYGLAADSLNPDAVERIYEIKKRSADKPLLILIPADYDISELVKDVPENALIIMKKFWPGLITVILEAKDHLPQRLTAGTGKIGIRMPGNPVAAFLAQHAGCPITGTSANISDMESCIRISDLPESIIESVDLVLDAGTLAGGKGSTVIDATTENIQILREGNVTAEELSQVIYF